The Myripristis murdjan chromosome 8, fMyrMur1.1, whole genome shotgun sequence genomic sequence CCTGAATGGTATCTCATGTGGGTTTTGAGATGACCACTCGTGCTGAAGACTTTACCGCACACATGACAATgatatggtttctctcctgtatgACTTCTCTTATGGATTGTAAGATTCTGGCTCTGACTGAATGCCTTCCCACAGATATCACAGCAGTATGGTTTCTCCCCAGAGTGGGTCCTGGCATGCACAGTAAGATGCTCTTTTCGGAGAAATGCTTTGCCACAGTCTTGACATGTAAACtgttttaaccctttgtgtatttttgagtGCACTCTGAGAAAACGGTTTTTGGTGAAAGTTTTGCCACATACATCACAAAAATGGGCTTTATTGTGAGCACACTGTAAATGTCTTATCAACTCCTCGGTGGATTGGTATGTTTTCTGACAAACATCACAGTCAGCTGTCCtgtcatgtgtttttatgtgcttCATTAAGGAACCTATGTATTTAAAAGCCTTGCCACACAAATGGCAAAAACTACGATCATCAGACTGACTTTTGGCAGAGGATTCTTCATGAGGCAACACTTCACGTCCCTCCTGCGTACGGCTGTCAGTCTGTCTTggtcttgcctttgtttttcgTTTCTTGGACCTTCTCTGTGCTCCTTTGCTCTCCGTCCAATCCTCATCATCGCTGTTCTCACTCTGAGCTGCAGAGCAGTCTGAGGAGAGCGGCTCGAGTTCAGGTATGACTTCTGTGTCtgactgattctgattctgctcacttttcacagtaacaggagaaagaaaaacatcccCTTGGTTTTGACTGTCAATGTCAAgttcctcctgctcttctttAACCTGTGATATGTTGGCGTCTGTCTGAGACATGTAATCCCTCCAGTCAGTATCTTCTACACCAGCACTGGTTTGAGAGGGTCCTACAGCTTCAGCCTTCACACTTAAGTTTGACTCTTGTCCCATCTCCACTGGTGTCGAGGGCAGTGGCTGGGCCAGTGGAGTTTCTGCAGCTATAAAGGAGATATAAGTTAGATGACTAATTTTGTTATGACATGCTAATGAGTTAGCTTTCATAGATACCATATTTACTGTACATGAAGACCATTTAGCTGTGCTCTGTCAAAAGGAGTCACCATAGTCCATTATATGATAAAAGTGTTCAAAATGCAATTGAATGGAAACATTGCTagataaaatgtaaattaactTTTTAAGTTCAACCATGACTTCATTAAAACAAAGGTGACTGGAATGAGGGTTACTCCAAATGATAAGTGGAGTTCACAAAAACTGGGCAACTTACACGATTAAGTGGCAGAATAAATAGAGATTATGTTAAATGATAAAGGTGTATGATTAGCCAAACAAAAATCTCTGAAGCTGAGTGATAAACCACAAAGCTTTTTAATCCAGTCACTTTTGAATTTATCAAGCCACCTCACAActtcataaaaatgaatgacttgaaatgaaaaaattaagaaattaaatgactttttttttttcttttttccaccattttaATCAAATAATCCTTCAATGGAATTATTTATTAATCGACAAGCATTTTCTCCACGTGTTTAATCTTTCAATTTTGGTTAATCCCATCAtagttttagtgtgtgtgtttcaaggaCAGACTCTCAGTTGGATTGTTACTTCGTTTAATTTTacacattaatatttaaattactTCCTTTAGCTCGGCTGCCTTCTTGGTGTAATTTTCTGTTTGCCATGCTGAATtacacagattatttttttcccaactcATCTCATGGTTTCACAGGCCTGTAACACACCGACTGCTGCCCAAGAAATCCCGTCTGGTTTGATCCCTGCCACGGGGATACAAACACACCTCATCTTGTTCACACGGATgactcacagaaacacatgcaggGGCCTCATGCAGGGGCTCCACACCTGATCTGTCGCgcagcagctccagctgttTCTGCAGCCCGTCCACCACATCTCTGCAGCGCGTCACCTCGGCGTCGTACACCGCCAGCGTTTTCTCAAACTCCACAAGGATTTCCCCGGCCGCTGCGGACAGCCGCTCGGTCACAAAGGCTCTCAGAGACATCATCGCTTAAAAAATATGATGGAAATCAGTTTTAGCAAGCTAATAGACGACTAGTCGGCAGCGGCATCCCACGACGGAAGCAGAAATCCTAATAATTTGTCATATGACGCGCTACAAATACAGCAAAGATCGTATATGTTTGGGAAGAGTAGTTATCCAGGACTGGAATCAAGCTCCAGGcagtggttgtttttttgcccAATACATGAGCAGCACTGGGGAGGAGcatgtgtctgcagacccggagactgcagattcaggcccgcagttttgggacccgcagttctaggcccctcgcagcgacacctactggactggacccgcagtacaggacccgcagttctacgcccctcgtttttccgcgacagcgACACCTACTGGTTTGGACGATTGTAAAACTGCACCGCGGTCCTGGACctgcagttctaggcccctcgtttttccgcgacagcgACACCTATTTAATCGGAGACAAGTAATGACAGACGATCGGAGTGCAAGGATTCAACGTGGAGCCAAGTTATGGAATGGCCTTAGTGATGTTTTAAAATTGTGTAGCTCTCTGTTGAGgttcaaaaaaatattgaaaagtagAATAATAAAGCATTACAATGTAAACTGACTGCAGTGTGAAATTAACCCTTGTTTACCCAAAGGAAAAGTTCCGAATCCCAccctttgaccaaaaaaaatggTCAAGCATCTACCCTttcataaaattatgatttttaaaaatcattttttccagggtttttcgttccattctatttattaaaatgttgttaattattttaaatcattacttAATCAAATATTAACCCTTTACATGCCTGTTTGTATCATATACTACTAATTacaatttgtggaaaaaaacatatactgaaactttgtcaacatACTAACAGGtaataagattattttactattattatcccaGTGTGACATGGGTTGCCCATCACCCACAATATTAACTCtggtgcattatttatttatttattgcaagaAATGAAGTGGCGACTGTGAAACAAACTCTGTGGTCTGTTCGCTGCTTTCAGAGCTGGTGTGAGGAGAACAAAGAGATTTTCACCCGATctcagcgtctgtgttgcttggcaaccattctgccCACTTTCTTATTGGATTGCACGCtattgcttggtggaagagtaAATACTTCTcaatttaagcaataagccccgagaagcagtgggttacagtgatttcacAACGGCTGAGGAGCGTtttgccgttgtaaaatcactgtaacccactgcttcaagggacttattgcttttataaaacggttaccctccatatagcccataaaataatcacacaagaaaaaaaaaaaatcaataatttattggtaataatgccacaataaaattgagaactactcattcttccaccaagcaagatagagtggacagaacggttgccaagcaacacagacgctaagatagCTTGAAAAAGCGGCATATATACCAGCAGTTAAATTATCAACAACGAACGTCAAATTGATTTTGCCAGGCCTAGGCCTACAACATAATGTTTATCTGGTGCGTGTGCATATCTCCGAGACGGCTCTGATTCCAATGAACAAGCCAATAATGACATCCATATCCTTATTTATGCTGTTTAATTGGCATTGTAGTAAACTGTCAAACAACTCCGTACAGTTGTATAGCAACTACAAAgcaactgcagagaaaaatgtctggctacgctcatgaaaaaaaaaccgTTAGAATCACCAGATCCCTGGCCTGTTTCCCTGGCTTGTCCATGCGCGTGCACGCAAGACAGTGCATGCACGCATATGTGCGTGCACGCACGGCTTTGCATGAGTGTGCCTGTACACAtaagagcaatgaaaaaaagtcaggggAATCACACAGgctcctgttcctgctcctgttgtgCATATGCGTGCATGCAAAAACATATTGAGGTGTAACAAACCTTTAATCAATTGTTAGTATGTAGTATTTTGGTGTGATAAACGTTAAACCAGTGCAGTATTGGggtacaataaacatttaaactgtTAGAATTGAAGGTGTAATAAACCTTCAAAGCTTCTCCTTTACTGATTCCCGAGGgaaattcttgcagttttgcagtcatccagtaggtggcgctgtcgcggaaaaacgaggggcctagaactgcgggtcctgtactgcgggtccagtccagtaggtggcgcacgcgaggggcctagaactgcgggtcctgtactgcgggtccagtccagtaggtgtcgctgcgaggggcctagaactgcgggtctcaaaactgcgggcctgaatctgcagtctccgggtctgcagacacatACTATTGGGCACTGGGTGGCTCTCCTGTACGGctgggcgaaaaaaaaaaaagttactgaaATGTGAGAAGTATGGTGCCCGTATTACACAAGATGGATCAAGGCATTATTAACatttattctggaaaaaaaaaatcgaattcCTAATCCTAGtctctgatgatttttttctcatcataaCTAAAACACAGAATATCTAACAAGAAGTCCCTTAAACAGTTTATATTTTCTGGCCAATTCGCTATGGCAAATAGGAATGTGAGTTTTACAGCTGTAATCATGGTTTCATGGCACAAAGGTAAACTTTTCAGTGTAACAGGATACCATCCAACTGGTTTTATGTGAGCGCCGCCAGACTGAGGAGACTACAACACATGAAATCATAGATTGCACTAAGCATGATCAAGAATGACAGTGTGTAGCATACCCGGTTGACTGATGGTCTGATTGATGCTCTTCAACTGATGGTtcatagtgttttattttgatgcaacAGATACTGTAGCTTCATGAATTCCTTACGCACTTGAACACACCGTAAGAGCTACAAAAGATAACAAAATAAAGGTATTACCATTTTTACCATAGACTtacaaaattattaaataaaatcacatttttaatctCTGACAATGAAATAAATCTGAGTTTTCAATGATGAAATATGacctttttaaccctttttaaCTTTGCGACATCCTCTTAATAGAGTGCCATAGATAAATGTTTTTAACTTAAATAAAATACTTATGCAGTCACTTTTATGtcactcatacattttaaacattggaCACTGCAGTTATAGTAACAAACATATACTGCTGCATTTCTCTATGCATGCAGGCAAACTACAGAGAAGACAGCTGCTCCCTTTAAGGCTGACAGGAATGCCTTTCACTGGGATCATATAACTTAGCAGCAATGCTAGCCAAAACGAACAAGCATAAAACTCtgcaaaactacaaaaaaagcgCCACAATATAAATCAGCATTACACACAAGTTGAGATGGaatcatgacaaaccttttgcCCTTATCAACCAGGTGCTAAATGAACAAAACAGCAGTATTCACATAAGACCGGTACGTTTCTGCCGTGCAGACAGTCAATCCTTGTTTACGCCGAGGTTTCTCACTTCCGGCGTAactctcttcaaaataaaagcgccAACCTTAATATCCAGCATAACGGAGTAAATAATAAACGAACTATAAGAAAATAATTATGAGGCACATACACAAGGAAAGAACAACTGTAGGAAGATGCTGCGCTATATTAAAGgtcatttacacagtgtatcaatGAATCTGATGAAGCTCAGGAACCTCAGCATTAAAACTTGGACCAAATCTACCAAGTGGGTCGAGCAGtccagtttggtttgaatttGAATGGGTATGGATGTAATCTTTGGTCTACACTCCCGGGCAGAAGGGGGCGCTGATGTACCCGATACGATGGTTGCCAACCTTagtgaaaaaaaggaggaagaatgTAAACTTCATGGCTGCAGTAAATATGGCTTCCCAGTTCAGCGGTGTGTTGCAGTTGACAGACCTCGATGACTTTATTACGCCCTCTCAGGTTGggcatttgttattttttatatagaATCAAGTATAATGTCACTCAGCATCCACGTGTTAATGTAGCCGCTATGTAAATATAGTAAATACGGTGTGAGATACAATGTAACATGCCTGTAACTGGAGGCACAGCTCGACTTCATGGTGAATAAGCCACAGACAGTTACATCTTCcatttgaatgtaaaaaatatgCAGATATAAGAAGCAAATTATACCACCCTAAACCTAGATTTTGTGGTTTTATTGCTTTGATGTGGACCAGGTCAGCTCATGTATTCATCCTGGTGCTTTTCCATCTCCTCAGACTTCATTATTATTGTGCTGTTTACAGTCAGCTGTATTGGCCTGATCACTTTGCTGTTTACTGGAAGGCTTTGGCTGTATTGGTTCACACTGATCAGCTCATTTATATTGATCTGACTTCGCAGCTGTTCTCTGTCAGGACTGCTGAATTGGCCTCTCTACAATATGAAACCACCAATGTGCTTTTCAGCTAACTTGTCAGAGACTCAGTGAATATTCTCTCTCTTGGGTACCTGAGAGTAAGTCACCAAGCAGGTGGAACGGCTGGAACAGCTGTACTTGGACTATTAGCTGGTCTCTTTAGTACAGACAGATctgctacaaaaaaaaagacagtaattGAACATTGTCTTTTAATAACTGAGACCTGTCTGACTTCCATCCTTGCTGACCCAGATCTCCTTGTACTGGATGAAGCTGCAGATCCTCAGCACTGGTGTTAATGGTGCATTTGAGCACAAgcattttgcagtttgtttcacAGCTGTATGTTCTGTCCTGTTTTGCAGCAATGTGTAAAACCGGTCAAAGTAGAGAAGAAAGGAGGTAAATCTGTGGCCAAAATTCAGATAGAAGATGATGGCAGTTATTTCCAAGTCAACAAGGTGGGTGTGGAGttttaatttaatcaaaatgtaaTTCAGCACTTGCATTTGAAGTGGTAATCCAAGTGTGAGTGACAAATTATTGTCCCACCGTTCTCCTCACCTCTGTAAATAACCCACCTACATGGTGACTTGTGTTTGCAGGATGGTGGGAAGCAGAAGCTGGAGAAAGCAAAGATCACACTAAATGACTGTCTGGCCTGCAGCGGCTGTATCACCTCAGCTGAGAGCGTCCTCATCACACAGCAGAGCCACGAGGAGCTCTTCAAGGTGCTGCACAGCAACAAGGTAGAAACACCATACGGATGgacctatatgtgtgtgtgcatgtgtttatgtgttataCTGCTGGTTAGCAAATCTCTGGACTGTGATgaaaaatattgtgtgtgtgtgtgtgtgtgctgtccccCTGCAGGACggtgcagcagagcagaagaTAGTGGTGGTATCAGTGTCGCCTCAGTCCAGAGCCTCTCTGGCAGCACACTATGACCTCAGCAGCAGTGAGACGGGCAGGAGGCTTACTTCCTTCTTCAAAGGCCTTGGTGAGTGGAAATGAAACTTGTTTTCAGTCCCATGTAAATTGCACTTTCCACAACGATGCGATAAATGAAGATGAGACAGGTTGTTGTTCAAGATGGTTGATCTTAAGAAATAAGACCCTGACAGAAAGTCAGTTTGCTGAACTCACTGTGAGGAGAGAACGGGGTGTTAACAGGATGCCGGTGTTGCAGGGGTTCACTACGTGTTTGACACCAGCTTTAGTCGGACCTTCAGCCTGCTGGAGAGCCAGAGGGAGTTTATAGAGTGTTTCCAGAATAAGGAGCAGGACAGCAAGGCCCTGCCCATGTTGACATCTGCCTGTCCAGGTACTACACTGAAACTATCCTAGAGCttatatgttttttatgtgttatttatatgtgttttgttttccttgggGAATGGGTTTTCTGACAAAATATTGTGACTGTAATGCTGCTTAGCAGCTGTCTCAGATGTTTGGTTTTATATAAAAGTTTTAATATAAGAAGAGGTGTCACTTGTTGAAGTGACATCTACTTCTCTTGATATTCTAGTATTAAGAGGAAACCTTTCTCactgtgtacagtatgtatgttttgtatgtttgttcaGGGTGGATCTGCTATGCAGAAAAGACTCATGGGGAGTTCATTCTTCCATACATCAGCACCACTCGTTCTCCACAGCAGATGATGGGCTCCCTGGTTAAAGGCTATTTCACTGAGCAACAGGTAGAACACAATagaatatgtatttgtgtgtgtgtgtgtgtgtgtgtgtgttaaggatgggaggaagatgatgatgatgatgatgatgatgatgatgtcttgTGTTTGCCATCAGCGGTTGAGTCCTCAGCAGATCTACCATGTGGCAGTGATGCCCTGCTTTGACAAGAAGCTTGAAGCCTCCAGGTCAGACTTCTACCTGAACGCAGCAGAAACCCGAGAGGTCGACTGTGTCATCACCTCAGGtaggcgctctctctctctctgcacacacgAGCTGTCAGGCATCCCCACGCTCTTGTCATCTGTATTTCAGTGTCTCTGTCATTACAGCCGAGGTTCAGAAAatgctggaggaggaaaatgtgtCCCTTAGTGATGTGGAGCCTGCACCTTTAGATCCAATGTAAGtgttgtccattttttcatgaatctctaataaaacaggaaaatgtatCAAAAACCAATTTGTGTTAGTCTGAAAAAAGATGAACAGCCTTGTCATGAGGTATTAGTAGAGATGCAAAAAAACTGATCAGATAGCCCTtaacatttatgtgtgtgcatgtttcctcTGCATTTACTCAGCAATGATATGACATCAAAGCAAGAAAATAACTGTTTCAAGAGGAAATATGAAATCTAGGGATTTAACCAACATGGACACAATAGGACCCTTGACTTAAAAGTGTCCAAGCTCTACCACATCATAAAATCCCAGCAGAAATGCTGATGTGTCATTCTCCATGCAggttcagcagtgtgtgtggtaaCGACTTCCTGAGCCACTCTGGCAGCGGCTCAGGCGGCTACCTCCACCATGTCTTCACCTCCGCTGCCAAGCAGCTGTTTGGAGAAGAGGTGAAGAACCTCACCTACAAGACCCTCAGGTGAGTCTGGTTCAGCTGCACGGCTCACAAAGAGGAAATTAAATCCTGATttgactaaaaaaataaaacttgtgcTGCTTCAGAATGCTCTGTGGTGATTTGTGGCACAGAGTTATGTGCTTCCTAGATCTCAGTCAAGCTTGAATTCAGAACAAGTGGAGAACAGGTCCAGTGCTCATGAAGTGTATCTTAAAAGGTTAAATGATATTAGAACAGCTTTCCTTCTTGAAGCCTTCAGGTCAGAGAGACTTGGCCGTGGCTGTTAGGTCATGTGACCAGGGATCCTAGAATCACTGGTGCTGCTTTAGAGGCTTTATAAACAAACTTGAGAGCTGTTCTACTGAAGGCCCTCTGTTTTCTCACCTTACCTCCACCCTCCACAGGAACAATGACTTCCAGGAGGTGATGCTAGAGAAAGATGGAGTTGTCCTGCTGCGCTTTGCTTTCACCTACGGCTTCCGCAACATCCAGAACCTCGTGCAGAAGCTCAAGAGGGGCAAATCACCTTACCACTTTGTAGAAGTCATGGCCTGTCCCTCAGGTGAGGAGAAACATGCAAATGGTTGTCTTTATATGTGGGAAAATTTGAATATATGATGCTTAACCTCTGCTGGGGGAATTTGAAAGGaccataacagtgattttgcatgcacaaaatgtttatacttcatttttcttctgatcttttttccaaaagcaagcagtcatattttagaactcttaCCATTATTCCTACCTTTTTATCCAGCCTTGGAATCCATTCATACAAGACAAATGTAACTTTCTTAAATCATCCACATTACTTCtacctaaaagcagcagcagcgttgcattttgatgacttgacatTGGGCTTAGTGAAACGGTCTCTCCCCAGGAAAAGTTTTCTTTACACAGGaaatgatcagttctgtggtttatgaatggtgacaactttgttggctgcagaagcagaactgTAAGAATCATAAGTtaggtgtttcaaccaaaaatttaaatttgaaaatcaaccGAGTGTTTACAGAGTGTTTCCCCCACCTTCTGTCACCACTTCAGGCTGTCTGAACGGAGGCGGACAGTTGAAGCCCTTACCTGGTCAGAACCACAAGGAACTGCTGCAGAAGGTTGAGCAGCTCTACAAGGCAGAGCAGACTGTAGCGCCAGAGGAGGAGACGCGTGTGGCCGAGCTCTACCAGTCCTGGCTCAGCAGTGTGGGGgaggagagagccagagagctgCTGCACACCCAGTACCACACTGTGGAGAAGATGACTAATGGACTCGTTATGAAGTGGTGAAGGAAGAGGAACATTGTGTTGTAGCCAAAACTCAAGTACAGCTGAGAGGGTGCATTTTCAAAACCTGACATTATTAATGTTTCTTCTGTAGACCGTGACCACAGAACCGTCCAAAAGAATGCCCAGCTGCCCAGAGCCAACATGGCATAGGGAGGAACTCGCTTCTTGGGCTTCTTTAATATTTCCTTTTCTCACTGCAGGAATCTCAGCACCTCTATGGGGTCTGTCTTCCCTGTGAACTTCTGCACTCTTTCCTCCCTGCAGcaaagggaggagaggtgaaagagagaaggagaaagttTAACAAGGGCAAGGCAGGGGACTAACTTTTTATTTCCTGAGGCCATTTTTCAAGCTATTTTAGGAGAATAGAAcctcaaaatgtcattttgagcTCTGAAATAACTTGTGCCTCCACACACGCCTACTTTTATCTTCTGTGAATAGTTTGTCACTGtgtgtaattaatatttattttggttgAAAGCCCACTCAGCAGCAATGTTCATATTCTAGGTTTGACACTAAAGCGGGTCATTTCAAGTGGTTTATACTCTTGATGTACAAATTCTACCTCGGCTTTCTGTACCACAgaaactaatttaaaaaattgcattttgtttatatttctttttacaCACGCTAATAGATATATGGCATTTTTAGTTCTGTTAAAAATTATAAACCTGTCCTTAGCATGTGTTGTCAAGAAACTCAATTGGTCAATTTCGGAGGTTCAAGCAGCTCTACATACTGAAGTGGTGTACACTTCAGCTGAACTGTCACCCTCCAGCTGGCACAATCCCCCAGCTATCTGGGCACACACGTACCTGTCTTACATGTGGCCCAGTTACTCTCTACAAATTGAAGGGCAAAAGAGTCTTTCAAGAAACATTAGCTGCTTTGAGGCCAGCCATGGAAAGGGGGGCCCCACATTGTGTTTGGGTGCCCTTCAACGAACAGCTGACAAAACTGGAGGAGGAGTTATTCCAAATGCAGAGGCCTTTTTCAACCAGCTGAGGAACTTGGGCACTTCAGTAGAACTTTTTGTTGTGGGAGAAGGAGATGTTGAGAGTGCAGGAAATGTTGGATACACTCCTACttgtgcctgtcaaaggatcAATGAAAATCCACAAAGTCATCAGTTTCTCCCCAGGTAAATACCGGGATGTAACTTACCTTTGCCAGGCACACATGGGTGTACTGGATTGTGCCTGCTTTGGGCTGAAGAAGTTGAATCGGATAGAAGAGCCAAGCCCAGCATCATAAGGTCAAAGGAAAACACTGTGTAGTGTTGCATGGTGAACCATGATGGTGCACTCTACCCAGAACTCATCCTGGAGGTAGAATATGATTTTGAGAGTAAAGTGCATAGTTAATGGTAATGGTTAATGGCTGTTGAGGGGAATAATGTTTACATTATTAATGTTCATGTGAATGTTTAATGAATTGCCTGTCTTTAATGAAATGTGTTCATTAAAGACAGGCATGTCCTGCACACCTGGTTTCTCTTTTGTCCACCGttacttgtgtattttttgaaaattaaataaaatcaacaaacattAGGCTTAGTATGTATTTGTGGTTACTTGCAGGGTATGAACTGGCAAAATGAACTCAGTTAAAATGGGACCAAATTCCACTGCAATTCCTTTTTATTCTGAAAGAATATTCTAATAATACAATGTTGAATCCAGTGAAATTACATTGTGCTGAAAATAGAAtgtatgaatgaacaaatgttttttttttttctttctacatTCTACTTTATTAAGATATAATTGAAGGGTAATGTAGGGGACATTTTAGCTCctacaaaatgcaaatattaCAGTAATTGTGTATTCAAAACACTTACTAGCCTAATAGAGATGAGAATGTGCTGTAAAAGGGTAGACTTTCAGCTTATGTCACATGAAGGATGTGGTCAAAATTATTAGATCAGAATACCCTGAGGTGGACcaatatatttttcttattgtttCACAAACCCTCCTTTGGATGGAACAATAAAatcatggaattttttttttatagaaattTTTTTGATGGCACTGAATAGTAGGAATGACGCAGTCACTTTAATGAGATATAAAGCTTGAATCAGTGCATAGAAACTGTAATTTCTtgaacattaaattaaaaaatgttacacCTATATCTGTAGTTTGAGATGCATTATTTGGATTTTTCTACAGAGTAGCTGAGCTTAAATTGAAAAACTGCCTCCACCTcaattgttttcctctgaattaAGTCCTGaatcatacacacaaaatgcatgtaAGCTTAATACATTTTGTTGTGTGACCATTGTTTATGTCGTGAggcttttaatgtttaatttaaaaaatatatctcATAAGATTGAATCTCACATTAAAGTGTAGTGTATACTAAG encodes the following:
- the LOC115363167 gene encoding cytosolic Fe-S cluster assembly factor narfl-like: MASQFSGVLQLTDLDDFITPSQQCVKPVKVEKKGGKSVAKIQIEDDGSYFQVNKDGGKQKLEKAKITLNDCLACSGCITSAESVLITQQSHEELFKVLHSNKDGAAEQKIVVVSVSPQSRASLAAHYDLSSSETGRRLTSFFKGLGVHYVFDTSFSRTFSLLESQREFIECFQNKEQDSKALPMLTSACPGWICYAEKTHGEFILPYISTTRSPQQMMGSLVKGYFTEQQRLSPQQIYHVAVMPCFDKKLEASRSDFYLNAAETREVDCVITSAEVQKMLEEENVSLSDVEPAPLDPMFSSVCGNDFLSHSGSGSGGYLHHVFTSAAKQLFGEEVKNLTYKTLRNNDFQEVMLEKDGVVLLRFAFTYGFRNIQNLVQKLKRGKSPYHFVEVMACPSGCLNGGGQLKPLPGQNHKELLQKVEQLYKAEQTVAPEEETRVAELYQSWLSSVGEERARELLHTQYHTVEKMTNGLVMKW